From Aptenodytes patagonicus chromosome 1, bAptPat1.pri.cur, whole genome shotgun sequence, one genomic window encodes:
- the WNT16 gene encoding protein Wnt-16, which produces MGRGAPLGPCLLRAALLLALCPAAAGGTWMWLGIAAAGGPEKPGCASPPLSRRQQDLCKQKPELVPAIREGARLGLQECRSQFRHERWDCRPPAAARRGHAAPAAAAFGHQLSSGTKETAFIYAVTSAGLVHSVTRSCSAGNMTECSCDTNLRHGGSASEGWHWGGCSDDIHYGMSFSRKFLDVPIKNVTGKSGSGLAAMNLHNNEAGRQAVAKLMSVDCRCHGVSGSCAVKTCWKTMSSFEKIGRFLKDKYENSIQISDRLKKKLRRKEKSQRKIPIGKEDLLYVNKSPNYCVEDQKLGIPGTQGRECNRTSEGPDGCNLLCCGRGYNTHVVRHVERCECKFVWCCYVRCRRCETMTDVHTCK; this is translated from the exons ATGGGGCGCGGGGCCCCCCTCGGACCGTGCCTGCTGCGGGCAGCGCTGCTGCTCGCcctctgccccgccgccgccggcggcaccTGGAT GTGGCTGGGCatcgccgccgccggcgggccggAGAAGCCGGGCTGCGCCAGCCCGCCGCTGAGCCGCCGGCAGCAGGACCTGTGCAAGCAGAAGCCGGAGCTGGTGCCCGCCATCCGGGAGGGAGCGCGTCTGGGCCTCCAGGAGTGCCGCAGCCAGTTCCGACACGAGCGCTGGGactgccgcccgcccgcggccgcccgccgcggacacgccgcccccgccgccgccgccttcgggcACCAGCTCAGCAGCG GCACGAAGGAGACCGCATTCATATACGCAGTGACGTCAGCGGGCCTCGTGCATTCGGTGACACGATCATGCAGCGCAGGAAACATGACCGAGTGCTCCTGCGACACGAACCTGCGGCACGGCGGCTCGGCCAGCGAGGGCTGGCACTGGGGCGGCTGCTCCGACGATATTCACTACGGAATGTCATTCAGCAGAAAGTTCCTGGATGTACCCATTAAGAATGTAACGGGCAAGAGCGGGAGCGGACTGGCGGCGATGAACCTGCACAACAACGAGGCTGGGAggcag gcTGTAGCAAAGCTGATGTCAGTGGATTGCCGTTGTCACGGTGTTTCTGGGTCCTGTGCTGTGAAAACTTGTTGGAAAACAATGTCCTCCTTTGAAAAGATTGGCCGTTTTTTAAAGGATAAGTATGAAAACAGCATACAGATAtcagacagactgaaaaaaaaactaCGCAGGAAAGAGAAAAGCCAGCGAAAAATACCAATTGGGAAAGAAGACCTGCTGTATGTGAACAAATCGCCCAATTACTGTGTTGAAGACCAAAAACTGGGGATCCCTGGGACTCAGGGAAGGGAATGTAACCGCACCTCAGAGGGACCCGACGGCTGCAACCTCCTCTGCTGTGGGCGCGGGTACAACACCCACGTTGTCAGGCACGTGGAAAGGTGTGAATGCAAGTTTGTCTGGTGCTGCTACGTGCGCTGCCGGAGGTGCGAGACCATGACCGACGTACACACCTGCAAATAA